The following are from one region of the Coffea eugenioides isolate CCC68of chromosome 2, Ceug_1.0, whole genome shotgun sequence genome:
- the LOC113760748 gene encoding uncharacterized protein LOC113760748 isoform X1, translating to MFNDGEQFAFKEMQEFSTADGFVEVSECLAEMIKYVANEPSVGLFYIQQHTRNAAPNLINLKNNITERSREMTLHTEDSEDSISIIRSMRECGCPIADEMIKDIKNSLAIMSAKHPKRGLINSSDSAFRLGRTRSWGPVAWGRKSSSPQQDGDKGASYLSNVLKSAKLKASNLKWPQVESSEESREIKDEKSISYLDPSLSDRGASISSGMPEAEAVELPLSSEIAEEPQEVPVDRSGCDDDLISLAVKYEEFKADREAKLEEWLGEMKN from the exons ATGTTCAA TGATGGAGAACAATTTGCATTCAAGGAGATGCAGGAGTTTTCTACAGCGGATGGGTTTGTGGAGGTAAGTGAGTGCTTGGCCGAGATGATAAAATATGTGGCAAATGAACCCTCTGTGGGACTTTTCTACATTCAACAACATACACGGAATGCAGCACCAAACCTTATTAATCTCAAGAACAATATCACTGAGAGATCTCGTGAGATGACGTTGCATACAGAAGATTCAGAAGATTCTATTTCCATTATAAGGTCAATGAGAGAATGTGGCTGTCCCATTGCTGATGAGATGATTAAAGACATTAAAAATTCTCTAGCTATCATGTCAGCCAAACATCCAAAAAGAGGATTAATAAATAGCTCAGATTCAGCTTTTCGGTTGGGGAGAACAAGATCTTGGGGACCAGTTGCCTGGGGTCGGAAATCAAGTTCACCACAGCAAGATGGTGATAAAGGTGCTAGTTATCTGTCAAATGTCTTAAAGTCTGCAAAGCTCAAGGCTAGCAATTTGAAATGGCCTCAGGTTGAATCCTCCGAAGAATCAAGAGAAATCAAAGATGAGAAATCAATTTCATATCTTGATCCCTCGTTGTCAGATAGAGGTGCTAGTATCTCTTCTGGTATGCCTGAGGCTGAGGCAGTTGAATTGCCATTGTCAAGTGAGATAGCTGAGGAGCCACAAGAAGTGCCAGTTGACAGAAGCGGGTGTGACGATGATCTGATTTCCTTGGCTGTGAAATATGAAGAATTCAAGGCTGATAGAGAAGCT
- the LOC113760748 gene encoding uncharacterized protein LOC113760748 isoform X2 has translation MQEFSTADGFVEVSECLAEMIKYVANEPSVGLFYIQQHTRNAAPNLINLKNNITERSREMTLHTEDSEDSISIIRSMRECGCPIADEMIKDIKNSLAIMSAKHPKRGLINSSDSAFRLGRTRSWGPVAWGRKSSSPQQDGDKGASYLSNVLKSAKLKASNLKWPQVESSEESREIKDEKSISYLDPSLSDRGASISSGMPEAEAVELPLSSEIAEEPQEVPVDRSGCDDDLISLAVKYEEFKADREAKLEEWLGEMKN, from the coding sequence ATGCAGGAGTTTTCTACAGCGGATGGGTTTGTGGAGGTAAGTGAGTGCTTGGCCGAGATGATAAAATATGTGGCAAATGAACCCTCTGTGGGACTTTTCTACATTCAACAACATACACGGAATGCAGCACCAAACCTTATTAATCTCAAGAACAATATCACTGAGAGATCTCGTGAGATGACGTTGCATACAGAAGATTCAGAAGATTCTATTTCCATTATAAGGTCAATGAGAGAATGTGGCTGTCCCATTGCTGATGAGATGATTAAAGACATTAAAAATTCTCTAGCTATCATGTCAGCCAAACATCCAAAAAGAGGATTAATAAATAGCTCAGATTCAGCTTTTCGGTTGGGGAGAACAAGATCTTGGGGACCAGTTGCCTGGGGTCGGAAATCAAGTTCACCACAGCAAGATGGTGATAAAGGTGCTAGTTATCTGTCAAATGTCTTAAAGTCTGCAAAGCTCAAGGCTAGCAATTTGAAATGGCCTCAGGTTGAATCCTCCGAAGAATCAAGAGAAATCAAAGATGAGAAATCAATTTCATATCTTGATCCCTCGTTGTCAGATAGAGGTGCTAGTATCTCTTCTGGTATGCCTGAGGCTGAGGCAGTTGAATTGCCATTGTCAAGTGAGATAGCTGAGGAGCCACAAGAAGTGCCAGTTGACAGAAGCGGGTGTGACGATGATCTGATTTCCTTGGCTGTGAAATATGAAGAATTCAAGGCTGATAGAGAAGCT